In the genome of Candidatus Lernaella stagnicola, one region contains:
- a CDS encoding right-handed parallel beta-helix repeat-containing protein, producing MAQCKCHLTTRHTALFFLCLLVAFSLLTTACLDDDDDNDAAPDAAADDDDDNNDDIEDDDNDDNDTADDDTADDDDDNDDDNDDDNNDDDDDDDDDNNDDASPLPEGIYVATTGDDANPGTADQPKLTIEAGLGAAAPESLPVYVARGKYHEDLTVSTSLYGGFRETDWRRDIAAYETSILASGMYSVLILGFLEEDIVVDGCTIDRDLETPGEDAFGVVISGGNGRFSRNRVLGPVAWGFFTQAVGLTIDGGGTWVIEDNEITGGAAGGFYGASCIGVAIAADDVEAQVTGNSIYSGDAAALAFPAQSVGMFVDTPGGHVVIDGNVIFSGYAFSSYDANALGLHLEHGSVTVTNNYIRPGRSVDDFSAGVVVGAPSESPVFIGNTIFGGDGDDTAAVVLESNATLVNNILIARGDGISSPLSIVPGTAEVDLQRNDLVCGSRLCYLVIHWPLLIEDVDQVNACQWNGCAAAAGNIAVDPLFAGGYLHLSTASPCIDAGTDPNPWYTGAEIYMDIDGDVRPQGSGWDVGADEFSDISR from the coding sequence ATGGCACAGTGTAAGTGTCACCTGACGACGCGACACACGGCCCTTTTTTTTCTTTGTTTACTCGTCGCTTTTTCCCTGCTCACCACCGCCTGCCTCGATGACGACGACGATAACGACGCCGCGCCCGACGCTGCCGCCGACGATGACGATGATAACAATGATGACATCGAAGATGACGATAATGACGATAACGATACCGCCGACGATGACACGGCAGATGACGACGACGATAACGACGATGACAACGACGATGACAACAACGACGATGATGACGACGATGATGATGATAACAACGACGACGCATCTCCCCTGCCCGAGGGAATCTACGTCGCCACCACCGGCGACGACGCCAACCCCGGCACAGCCGATCAACCGAAACTGACTATCGAGGCGGGCCTAGGCGCCGCCGCGCCGGAAAGCCTGCCGGTGTATGTCGCACGCGGGAAATACCACGAAGACCTCACGGTCTCGACCTCGCTGTACGGCGGCTTCCGTGAAACGGATTGGCGGCGCGATATCGCGGCATACGAAACCTCCATTCTCGCTAGCGGCATGTATTCGGTCCTGATCCTGGGTTTCTTGGAAGAGGACATCGTGGTTGACGGCTGCACGATCGACCGCGACCTGGAAACGCCCGGCGAGGACGCTTTCGGCGTGGTGATCTCCGGGGGCAACGGCCGTTTCTCCCGCAATCGTGTTTTGGGACCTGTCGCGTGGGGCTTCTTCACGCAAGCCGTTGGGTTGACGATTGATGGGGGCGGCACCTGGGTCATCGAAGACAATGAAATCACCGGTGGCGCCGCCGGCGGATTTTACGGCGCGAGTTGCATCGGCGTTGCGATTGCGGCCGATGATGTGGAGGCGCAGGTAACCGGCAATAGCATTTACTCGGGTGACGCCGCGGCGTTGGCCTTTCCGGCCCAGAGTGTGGGGATGTTCGTCGACACGCCGGGTGGCCACGTGGTGATCGACGGCAACGTGATCTTCAGCGGCTACGCCTTCAGCAGCTACGACGCGAACGCGCTCGGCCTGCATTTGGAGCACGGCAGCGTGACGGTGACCAATAATTATATCCGCCCGGGCAGGTCCGTTGATGACTTTTCGGCCGGCGTGGTGGTGGGCGCCCCGAGCGAGTCGCCCGTCTTCATCGGGAACACGATTTTCGGCGGCGACGGGGATGACACGGCGGCGGTTGTGTTGGAATCGAACGCGACACTGGTGAACAACATTTTGATCGCGCGGGGCGACGGCATTTCCAGTCCGTTATCGATCGTTCCCGGTACGGCGGAAGTCGACCTCCAGCGCAACGATTTGGTCTGCGGCTCGCGTCTTTGTTACCTCGTGATTCATTGGCCCCTCCTCATCGAGGATGTCGATCAAGTCAACGCTTGCCAATGGAACGGGTGCGCGGCGGCGGCCGGCAATATCGCGGTCGATCCGCTGTTCGCCGGCGGCTATTTGCACTTGAGCACCGCCAGCCCGTGCATCGACGCGGGCACGGACCCGAACCCCTGGTACACGGGCGCGGAAATCTACATGGACATCGACGGCGACGTTCGTCCGCAGGGCTCCGGTTGGGATGTCGGCGCCGACGAATTTTCTGATATAAGTCGTTAA